A single genomic interval of Falco naumanni isolate bFalNau1 chromosome 11, bFalNau1.pat, whole genome shotgun sequence harbors:
- the GLRX2 gene encoding glutaredoxin 2 isoform X2, protein MSEPLRLGVLGLNFRMGNSLPASVGLSHDAAVNHIQDMISANCVVIFSKSTCPYCKMAKNLFESINVNYTAVELDMNTNGSQLQDILEQMTGGRTVPRVFVNGTFVGGATDTQRLHEEGKLLPLVHQCQEKRKS, encoded by the exons ATGTCAGAACCGCTGCGGCTGGGGGTATTGGGGCTGAA ttttagaATGGGGAACAGTCTGCCTGCTTCTGTAGGATTGTCTCATGATGCTGCTGTCAATCACATACAG GACATGATTTCAGCAAACTGTGTGGTGATTTTCTCTAAATCAACATGCCCCTACTGCAAAATGGCAAAAAACCTTTTTGAGAGTATAAATGTGAATTATACAGCTGTAGAACTGGACATGAATACAAATGGAAGTCAGCTCCAGGACATTCTTGAACAGATGACTGGTGGCAGAACA GTCCCAAGAGTGTTTGTCAACGGGACTTTTGTTGGAGGTGCTACAGATACTCAGAGGCTTCATGAGGAAGGCAAACTGCTTCCATTAGTTCACCAATgtcaagagaaaagaaaatcctga
- the GLRX2 gene encoding glutaredoxin 2 isoform X1: MALQGALRRAAALALGRRGGPGRFRMGNSLPASVGLSHDAAVNHIQDMISANCVVIFSKSTCPYCKMAKNLFESINVNYTAVELDMNTNGSQLQDILEQMTGGRTVPRVFVNGTFVGGATDTQRLHEEGKLLPLVHQCQEKRKS; this comes from the exons ATGGCCCTGCAGGGGGCgctgcggcgggcggcggcgctggcgctggggcggcgcggggggcccggccg ttttagaATGGGGAACAGTCTGCCTGCTTCTGTAGGATTGTCTCATGATGCTGCTGTCAATCACATACAG GACATGATTTCAGCAAACTGTGTGGTGATTTTCTCTAAATCAACATGCCCCTACTGCAAAATGGCAAAAAACCTTTTTGAGAGTATAAATGTGAATTATACAGCTGTAGAACTGGACATGAATACAAATGGAAGTCAGCTCCAGGACATTCTTGAACAGATGACTGGTGGCAGAACA GTCCCAAGAGTGTTTGTCAACGGGACTTTTGTTGGAGGTGCTACAGATACTCAGAGGCTTCATGAGGAAGGCAAACTGCTTCCATTAGTTCACCAATgtcaagagaaaagaaaatcctga
- the GLRX2 gene encoding glutaredoxin 2 isoform X3, which yields MGNSLPASVGLSHDAAVNHIQDMISANCVVIFSKSTCPYCKMAKNLFESINVNYTAVELDMNTNGSQLQDILEQMTGGRTVPRVFVNGTFVGGATDTQRLHEEGKLLPLVHQCQEKRKS from the exons ATGGGGAACAGTCTGCCTGCTTCTGTAGGATTGTCTCATGATGCTGCTGTCAATCACATACAG GACATGATTTCAGCAAACTGTGTGGTGATTTTCTCTAAATCAACATGCCCCTACTGCAAAATGGCAAAAAACCTTTTTGAGAGTATAAATGTGAATTATACAGCTGTAGAACTGGACATGAATACAAATGGAAGTCAGCTCCAGGACATTCTTGAACAGATGACTGGTGGCAGAACA GTCCCAAGAGTGTTTGTCAACGGGACTTTTGTTGGAGGTGCTACAGATACTCAGAGGCTTCATGAGGAAGGCAAACTGCTTCCATTAGTTCACCAATgtcaagagaaaagaaaatcctga